The following are encoded together in the Lathyrus oleraceus cultivar Zhongwan6 chromosome 3, CAAS_Psat_ZW6_1.0, whole genome shotgun sequence genome:
- the LOC127125902 gene encoding probable histone H2B.3, with protein MAPTKAEKKPAEKKPAVEKSPAEKKPKAEKKISKEGGSDKKKKRTKKSIETYKIYIFKVLKQVHPDIGVSSKAMGIMNSFINDIFEKLAQESSRLARYNKKPTITSREIQTAVRLVLPGELAKHAVSEGTKAVTKFTSS; from the coding sequence ATGGCTCCAACAAAGGCCGAGAAGAAACCAGCGGAGAAGAAGCCCGCCGTAGAAAAATCCCCCGCCGAGAAGAAACCAAAGGCCGAGAAGAAGATCTCAAAAGAAGGAGGAAGCGACAAGAAGAAGAAGAGAACCAAGAAGAGCATTGAAACCTACAAGATTTACATCTTCAAGGTTTTGAAACAGGTTCACCCCGATATTGGTGTCTCAAGCAAGGCCATGGGAATCATGAACAGTTTCATCAACGATATCTTTGAGAAACTCGCTCAAGAATCGTCTCGGTTGGCTAGGTACAACAAGAAGCCAACGATTACTTCTCGGGAAATTCAAACCGCTGTTAGATTGGTTCTTCCCGGTGAATTGGCTAAACATGCCGTCTCAGAGGGTACCAAGGCCGTTACAAAATTCACCAGTTCTTGA
- the LOC127125903 gene encoding uncharacterized protein LOC127125903 isoform X2 gives MEVCSSVNDKHGSCISSLELTFSESLHIQDSEKLEDASKGHEICNVVEENKVIKPKDAKLNMVSLKKSATFPNPREAASVTESPSEHSVHQAYSRSISLPAPSELKSAMKGSRDKNGEGRVKLTVKWAADVYDPIPTLVSHTVKNKKQPKSKKKKNEKKSLKKGNKGNSTRGSNGKDKDKKQSRNLAKIQTAELVS, from the exons ATGGAAGTGTGTTCTTCTGTTAATGACAAGCATGGGAGTTGCATAAGTAGTCTTGAACTCACTTTTAGTGAGTCGTTACATATACAAGATTCTGAAAAATTGGAGGATGCGTCTAAGGGGCATGAGATATGCAATGTAGTTGAGGAAAACAAGGTTATTAAACCGAAAGATGCAAAACTCAACATGGTGTCTTTGAAAAAATCGGCTACCTTTCCGAATCCTCGTGAGGCAGCATCTGTTACAGAATCACCTTCTGAGCATTCTGTCCATCAAGCTTACTCTCGTTCAATATCTCTGCCG GCCCCTTCGGAACTTAAATCTGCCATGAAAGGTAGTCGTGATAAAAACGGGGAAGGGCGTGTGAAATTGACAGTGAAATGGGCTGCTGATGTGTATGATCCAATACCTACATTAGTGTCGCATACTGTCAAAAACAAGAAACAGCCGAAAtccaagaagaagaagaatgaaaagaaaagtttgaaGAAAGGTAACAAGGGAAATTCAACTCGAGGGAGCAATGGCAAAGATAAAGATAAGAAACAGTCTCGCAACCTTG